CCGATTTCTGGATGGCATGGACGCCAGCAACTCTGGCCCTGTTCGTCGGTATCTTTTCGGCCATCGCCCTGATCGGCTTGCTCGAAGGGTTCAAGTACCGCGACGGAATCGAACGCCGTGGTGTGCTGGGGCTGACAACCACATTGGGCGACCGGTTGTTCATCACTTTGCTTGGCTCGGCCTATATCTTCCTCGCTTGGCTGGGATTTGTCGGGCAACCGGTCTGGACGCCACTTTTCCTGTCCATCGGCTGGGGTATCTTCGTCTTCTGGAAAGTTTAAGCTTTGCGAAACAGCGAAAGGATGCTTGTCTGTCAGGCATACTAAACATGACGGCACCGAGATCGATGCGAAAGAAAAAGACGACAAATCTGCTGACCGAGGTCGAACTGGAGTTCATGAACGAACTCTGGGCCCTCGGGGAAGGCTCGGTGCGCGATGTCCTGGACCGCCTGCCCTCAGACCGCAATCTGGCCTACACGTCCGGTGCCACGATCCTGCGTA
The genomic region above belongs to Ruegeria sp. HKCCD4315 and contains:
- a CDS encoding DUF2160 domain-containing protein, which codes for MRKLLFTLPFLPTVAVAQQAGWGNVGQQEEKGFSWTDPLWPDFWMAWTPATLALFVGIFSAIALIGLLEGFKYRDGIERRGVLGLTTTLGDRLFITLLGSAYIFLAWLGFVGQPVWTPLFLSIGWGIFVFWKV